The following coding sequences are from one Arcobacter nitrofigilis DSM 7299 window:
- a CDS encoding thioredoxin family protein translates to MKAISNLEQIKEIIASREALIIYFSSKSCSVCKVLKPKIEKEVSSYFDKISFFEIKIEESLEISSYFTVFQAPTILFYLDGKEFLKEGKNISISAFINAIKRPYEMFYGE, encoded by the coding sequence ATGAAAGCAATAAGTAATTTAGAACAGATAAAAGAAATAATAGCTTCGAGGGAAGCTTTGATTATATATTTCTCTTCTAAAAGTTGTTCCGTATGTAAAGTACTAAAACCAAAGATAGAAAAAGAAGTTTCAAGTTATTTCGATAAAATTAGTTTTTTTGAAATAAAAATTGAGGAGAGTTTAGAAATAAGTTCTTATTTTACAGTTTTTCAAGCTCCCACAATCTTATTTTATCTTGATGGAAAAGAATTTTTAAAAGAAGGAAAAAATATAAGTATAAGTGCTTTTATAAATGCAATAAAAAGACCTTATGAGATGTTTTATGGAGAATAA
- a CDS encoding heme-binding domain-containing protein — translation MKITIITFFVVLLLMQAIQIDKINPVTDKSLEIQAPKEVKVLLKNACYDCHSNETVWPWYSSIAPGSWLIEGHVVDGRKALDFTKWNSYSQEKKEKKLKRIYRTVYAAMPLASYMWIHKEANLTKEQRELIREWTGVRR, via the coding sequence ATGAAAATTACTATTATTACATTTTTTGTAGTTTTGCTTTTAATGCAAGCAATACAAATAGACAAAATAAACCCTGTTACTGATAAATCTCTGGAAATTCAAGCACCAAAAGAGGTTAAAGTTTTACTTAAAAATGCTTGTTATGATTGCCATTCAAATGAGACTGTATGGCCTTGGTATAGCTCAATTGCTCCTGGGTCTTGGTTAATAGAAGGGCATGTGGTTGATGGAAGGAAAGCATTAGATTTTACAAAATGGAACTCTTATTCACAAGAAAAAAAAGAGAAAAAACTTAAAAGAATATATAGAACTGTATATGCTGCTATGCCACTAGCTAGTTATATGTGGATACATAAAGAAGCTAATTTGACAAAAGAACAAAGAGAATTAATAAGAGAATGGACAGGAGTTAGAAGATAG
- a CDS encoding MutS-related protein, with protein MVNAELNELLQDKKELLTVTYFKLQKKFEEKYGVNTVVLMEIGTFFEVYEVNNEEEQIGKAKEIAELLNIQLTRKNKAILENSKENPIMAGVPAISLEKHLARIIGEQKYTVVLIRQKGLPPKVSRYIDTVVSPGTNFDFVIDQDENNITSLTIDCNKGIFSVGYSAIDVTTGKCYYNEVHGTSEDKNFALDECFNYMNMHKTNEVVISFCDKAINQKEIIEYLELSHKTFHISSFRPKIVYQNELFKNVFNIESLLTSIEHLDMERVPLATESLAVLIDFVIGHDAKIIQKLSFPQRLDISRYIYLGNNALEQLNIIETSHNPSLIKIINNTSTAMGKRLLKERLTHPVKDEKELLRRYALSKELYDYHTPIESELANIYDIERLTRRIKLSRLHPFELNYLYDSLISIKEVVAFMENYKFFTAPCTSAELQMFIDSIDSTFDLSISGKYMLKDVEANMICEGINTKIDELTNENKKLIEKLEILRLHILGFLKSNDQNFVSIQRLDKEGFYLGLTKSRFNLMREDLLNSHLIIDDELLLFKDFKIKVQTNSVKITCKLTEDISDKYVHNLRKIIELNKLVFKEKLVEFEKKFAILLEELVQFIAEIDLTVSNIKTAKKHNYSPPKIVKTKDNESFIELIDLRHPIIEHGEEQGIYVPNDVILGELSLASDEYKNNVIIKNSNPINMFNNKMHGVLLYGINSSGKSSLMKSIGIAVILAQAGFYVPCKSMRFSIFDAVFTRISGADNIAKGLSSFAVEMLELKNIFNRATKNSLVLGDEISHSTETMSGVSIVASAILKLAKLESIFMFATHLHQLPELPEIEKLKNIICLHLSVMYEDSEDKLIFDRKLQYGSGSSMYGLEYAKSLHMDKEFLRMANDIRKKLTDDYEPIERISQRKTSKYNKDLIVSTCVICGRSVDDVHHIKEQARANKDGFIGHVNANHKYNLIPLCKEHHKMVHEGKINVNGFIATSKGLELHYTMLDEEK; from the coding sequence GTGGTAAATGCTGAGCTAAATGAACTTTTACAAGACAAAAAAGAACTTTTAACAGTAACATATTTTAAGCTTCAAAAAAAGTTTGAAGAAAAATATGGAGTAAATACTGTAGTTCTTATGGAAATAGGGACATTTTTTGAAGTTTATGAAGTAAATAATGAAGAAGAACAAATAGGTAAAGCAAAAGAGATTGCTGAGCTTTTAAATATACAATTAACAAGAAAAAACAAAGCTATTTTAGAAAACTCAAAAGAGAATCCAATTATGGCAGGTGTTCCTGCAATATCACTAGAAAAACATCTTGCTAGAATAATTGGTGAACAAAAATACACAGTTGTATTAATAAGACAAAAAGGTCTTCCTCCTAAAGTTAGTAGATATATTGATACAGTTGTAAGTCCTGGGACAAACTTTGATTTTGTAATTGACCAAGATGAAAATAATATTACTTCACTTACAATAGATTGTAATAAGGGAATCTTTTCTGTTGGTTATAGTGCCATTGATGTTACAACTGGAAAATGTTATTACAATGAAGTTCATGGAACAAGCGAAGATAAAAATTTTGCCCTTGATGAGTGCTTCAATTATATGAATATGCATAAAACAAATGAGGTAGTTATCTCCTTTTGTGATAAAGCAATAAATCAAAAAGAGATAATAGAATATCTTGAATTATCTCACAAAACTTTTCATATAAGTTCATTTAGACCAAAAATTGTTTATCAAAATGAGTTATTTAAAAATGTATTCAATATAGAATCGCTTCTAACTTCAATAGAACATCTTGATATGGAAAGAGTTCCCTTAGCTACTGAATCATTAGCAGTGTTGATTGATTTTGTAATTGGACATGATGCAAAGATTATTCAAAAACTATCTTTTCCTCAAAGGCTAGATATTAGCAGATATATTTATCTTGGAAACAATGCCCTAGAGCAATTAAATATAATAGAGACTTCACATAATCCATCTTTGATAAAAATCATAAATAATACTTCAACTGCTATGGGGAAAAGACTTTTAAAAGAGAGACTTACACATCCAGTAAAAGATGAAAAAGAGTTACTAAGAAGATATGCCTTATCAAAAGAGTTATATGATTATCATACTCCAATTGAGAGTGAATTAGCAAATATTTATGATATAGAAAGATTAACTAGAAGAATTAAACTATCACGTCTTCATCCCTTTGAATTAAACTACTTATATGACTCGCTTATTAGTATAAAAGAAGTAGTTGCTTTCATGGAAAACTATAAATTCTTTACAGCACCTTGTACTTCTGCTGAGTTACAAATGTTCATTGACTCTATTGATTCAACCTTTGATTTATCAATTAGTGGCAAGTATATGCTAAAAGATGTTGAAGCAAATATGATTTGTGAGGGAATCAATACAAAAATTGATGAACTTACAAATGAAAATAAAAAACTAATAGAGAAATTAGAGATATTGAGACTTCATATTTTGGGATTTTTAAAATCAAATGATCAAAACTTTGTTAGTATTCAAAGACTTGATAAGGAAGGATTTTATTTAGGGCTTACAAAAAGTAGATTTAATCTTATGAGAGAAGATCTTTTAAATTCACATTTAATAATTGATGATGAATTACTTTTATTTAAAGATTTTAAAATAAAAGTTCAAACAAATTCTGTAAAAATAACTTGTAAACTGACAGAAGATATCTCAGATAAATACGTACATAATTTACGAAAAATTATTGAGTTAAATAAACTTGTTTTTAAAGAAAAACTTGTGGAATTTGAGAAAAAATTTGCTATTTTACTTGAAGAGTTAGTTCAATTTATTGCTGAAATTGATTTAACAGTTTCAAATATAAAAACAGCTAAAAAACATAACTACTCACCTCCTAAAATAGTAAAAACAAAAGATAATGAGAGTTTTATTGAACTTATAGATTTAAGACATCCTATAATTGAACATGGAGAAGAACAGGGAATTTATGTACCTAATGATGTTATTTTAGGAGAACTTAGTCTTGCAAGTGATGAATACAAAAATAATGTAATCATCAAAAACTCAAATCCAATAAATATGTTTAATAATAAAATGCATGGTGTTTTACTTTATGGAATAAATTCAAGTGGAAAATCTTCTCTTATGAAATCAATAGGGATTGCAGTAATTTTGGCACAAGCTGGATTTTATGTACCGTGTAAATCTATGAGATTTTCTATTTTTGATGCAGTATTTACAAGAATTTCAGGAGCTGATAATATTGCAAAAGGATTATCTTCTTTTGCAGTTGAGATGTTAGAACTTAAAAATATATTCAATAGGGCTACAAAGAATTCACTTGTACTTGGTGATGAGATAAGTCATAGTACTGAAACTATGAGTGGAGTTAGTATTGTGGCAAGTGCCATATTAAAATTAGCAAAATTAGAATCGATTTTTATGTTTGCTACACACTTACATCAACTGCCTGAACTTCCAGAAATAGAAAAACTAAAAAATATAATATGTTTACACTTATCTGTTATGTATGAAGATAGTGAAGACAAGCTTATATTTGATAGAAAACTTCAATATGGAAGTGGAAGTAGTATGTATGGTTTAGAGTATGCAAAATCACTTCATATGGATAAAGAGTTTCTTAGAATGGCAAATGATATAAGAAAAAAACTAACCGATGATTATGAACCAATTGAAAGAATCTCACAAAGAAAAACTTCAAAATACAATAAAGACCTTATTGTTTCTACTTGTGTAATATGTGGAAGAAGTGTTGATGATGTTCACCATATAAAAGAACAAGCAAGAGCAAATAAAGATGGCTTTATAGGTCATGTAAATGCAAATCATAAATATAATTTAATTCCTCTATGTAAAGAACATCATAAAATGGTACATGAGGGTAAAATAAATGTAAATGGGTTTATAGCTACTTCAAAAGGTTTGGAATTGCATTATACGATGTTGGATGAAGAAAAATAA
- a CDS encoding alpha/beta fold hydrolase, which produces MIENIKPTNTFEFDGRSVLYGKFGKGPALVIVHGTPWSSFNLRHLIKKLSQEYTVYYYDLLGYGCSSKALGDVSLGMQNRLLKALLEYWNLDNPFVIGHDFGGAIVLRTHLLNNQDFKKIVLIDPVAVSPWGSPFFKHVNKFEEAFAGVPDYIHESIIQAYVKTAIYKPLEEEVLNKTLSFWTKDGGKEAFYRQIAQADSKYTDEVQSLYHTIKVPVEIIWGKEDSWIPLEKGKELHKMIPNSVFHIIDDAGHLIIEEKPDELIEKILPFLQK; this is translated from the coding sequence ATGATAGAAAATATAAAGCCTACAAATACTTTTGAATTTGATGGGAGGAGTGTTCTTTATGGTAAATTTGGAAAAGGACCAGCTTTAGTAATAGTACATGGAACTCCTTGGTCATCTTTTAATTTGCGTCATTTAATAAAGAAATTATCTCAAGAATATACTGTATATTATTATGATTTATTAGGATATGGTTGTTCAAGTAAAGCTTTAGGAGATGTCTCTTTAGGTATGCAAAACAGATTATTAAAGGCTTTACTTGAATATTGGAATTTGGATAATCCTTTTGTTATTGGACATGATTTTGGTGGAGCAATAGTATTAAGAACTCATTTATTAAATAACCAAGATTTTAAGAAAATAGTTTTAATTGACCCCGTTGCGGTATCTCCTTGGGGTTCACCATTTTTTAAACATGTAAATAAATTTGAAGAAGCTTTTGCAGGGGTTCCTGATTATATTCATGAGTCAATTATTCAAGCGTATGTTAAAACAGCAATATACAAACCACTTGAAGAAGAAGTATTAAATAAGACTTTATCTTTTTGGACAAAAGATGGAGGTAAAGAAGCCTTTTATAGACAAATAGCACAAGCTGATTCAAAATATACAGATGAAGTTCAATCACTTTATCATACAATCAAAGTGCCAGTAGAAATTATATGGGGAAAAGAAGATTCATGGATTCCTTTAGAAAAAGGAAAAGAACTTCATAAAATGATTCCAAATTCAGTTTTTCATATAATAGATGATGCAGGGCATCTTATAATAGAAGAAAAACCTGATGAGCTAATCGAGAAAATATTACCATTTTTACAAAAGTAA
- the eat gene encoding ethanolamine permease, translating into MGKTKIDQDYLAKRQLKRGTAGWMLLAGLGISYVISGDFAGWNFGIAEAGWGGFAIAAALMAVMYFCLVLALAEMSAAIPAAGGGYSFARQVMGPAGGYLTGLAILIEYAIAPAAIVIFIGSAVEALLGINGPLVYALFYAVFIAIHLFGAGEALKTMMVISALAVFAIIATALALIGNFDMSNLFDIKASADVAGATSFLPFGWHGVWAALPFGMWLFLAVEGVPLAAEEAKNPEKDVPKGIIAAMIFLLISAVLVVFLLAGVAGADAMGKSAVPLVDALNVNGNTTLATIVNVLGLAGLIASFFSIIYGYSRLVFALSRAGYLPQFLSLTSKKKTPTWALIVPGVLGFLASLTGEGDLMLAMAVVGATISYALMAFSHILLRVKNPDMPRPYKTPGGVLTSGIAFVLSIVALTGVYAFDPRAFNYTLVLYAIGALYYFFYSKNHLVAKTAEEEFAMLEAAEADLTHELSE; encoded by the coding sequence ATGGGAAAAACTAAAATTGATCAAGACTATCTTGCAAAAAGACAGTTAAAAAGGGGAACAGCTGGTTGGATGTTACTTGCTGGACTTGGTATTTCATATGTTATTTCAGGTGATTTTGCTGGATGGAACTTTGGTATTGCAGAAGCTGGTTGGGGTGGATTTGCCATTGCTGCTGCTTTAATGGCTGTAATGTATTTTTGTTTAGTTTTAGCATTAGCTGAAATGTCAGCTGCAATACCAGCTGCTGGTGGTGGATATAGCTTTGCAAGACAAGTTATGGGACCAGCTGGTGGATATTTAACTGGACTTGCTATATTAATAGAGTATGCTATTGCACCTGCTGCTATTGTTATTTTTATTGGTTCTGCCGTTGAGGCTTTACTCGGTATTAATGGTCCATTAGTTTATGCACTATTTTATGCAGTATTTATTGCTATTCACTTATTTGGTGCTGGGGAAGCTTTAAAAACTATGATGGTAATTAGTGCTTTAGCTGTATTTGCTATTATTGCTACTGCTCTTGCTCTAATTGGTAATTTTGATATGTCAAATCTATTTGATATTAAAGCTTCTGCTGATGTTGCTGGAGCTACTAGCTTTTTACCATTTGGTTGGCATGGTGTTTGGGCTGCTTTACCTTTTGGTATGTGGTTATTTCTAGCAGTTGAAGGTGTACCATTAGCTGCTGAAGAAGCAAAAAATCCTGAAAAAGATGTACCAAAAGGTATTATTGCAGCTATGATTTTCCTACTTATCTCTGCAGTTTTAGTTGTATTTTTACTTGCAGGTGTTGCAGGTGCTGATGCAATGGGTAAAAGTGCTGTTCCTTTAGTAGATGCTTTAAATGTAAATGGAAATACTACTTTAGCAACTATTGTTAATGTATTAGGTTTAGCTGGTTTAATTGCTTCATTTTTCTCTATCATATATGGTTATAGTAGATTAGTATTTGCCCTATCAAGAGCTGGTTATTTACCACAATTTTTATCTTTAACAAGTAAAAAGAAAACTCCTACTTGGGCTTTAATTGTTCCAGGTGTTTTAGGATTCTTAGCTTCACTAACTGGTGAAGGTGATTTAATGTTAGCTATGGCAGTTGTAGGTGCAACTATATCATACGCGCTAATGGCATTTAGTCATATCTTATTAAGAGTTAAAAATCCAGATATGCCAAGACCTTATAAAACTCCAGGTGGAGTTTTAACTTCTGGTATTGCTTTTGTATTATCTATCGTTGCACTAACAGGTGTTTATGCTTTTGACCCAAGAGCGTTTAATTATACTCTTGTTTTATATGCAATTGGTGCTTTATATTACTTCTTCTATAGTAAAAATCATTTAGTTGCAAAAACGGCTGAAGAAGAGTTTGCTATGCTTGAAGCTGCAGAAGCTGACTTAACTCATGAGTTAAGTGAATAA
- the eutC gene encoding ethanolamine ammonia-lyase subunit EutC has protein sequence MGNKHIDNTSKHSDVIKNPWSVLREYTDARIGLGRSGISLPTSHLLDFQLAHAQAQDAVHLPLDVDYIFEQIDNTSFNVNIVTSNRTNKELLQKGHKSILLHSEAKDRIEYLQRPDLGRKLNQKSHNILKDTVSVESRPYDLAIVIVDGLSSLAIKENAINFIDKLCQALSQDKQEWSIAPFTIVQQGRVAIGDEVGMLLNAKATLVLIGERPGLSSPDSLGLYLTWDAQVGLTDANRNCISNVRLDGLSYAEAVKKTIYLLKESRRLELSGVNLKDRTTNDEIELTNSEENFLLN, from the coding sequence ATGGGAAATAAACATATTGATAATACAAGTAAACATTCAGATGTTATAAAAAATCCATGGTCAGTTTTAAGAGAGTATACAGATGCAAGAATTGGACTTGGAAGAAGTGGAATTAGTCTTCCAACTTCTCACTTACTAGATTTTCAATTAGCTCACGCTCAAGCACAAGATGCTGTTCATTTACCACTAGATGTGGATTATATCTTTGAACAAATAGATAATACCTCATTTAATGTAAATATTGTAACTTCAAATAGAACTAACAAAGAGCTTCTGCAAAAAGGACATAAAAGTATTCTTCTACACTCTGAAGCAAAAGATAGAATTGAATATCTACAAAGACCTGATTTAGGAAGAAAACTAAATCAAAAATCACACAATATACTAAAAGATACAGTTTCAGTTGAATCTAGGCCTTATGATTTAGCAATTGTAATTGTAGATGGGCTTTCATCTTTAGCAATAAAAGAAAATGCCATTAATTTTATAGATAAATTATGTCAAGCACTATCACAAGATAAACAAGAATGGAGCATAGCACCTTTCACAATTGTTCAACAGGGAAGAGTGGCTATTGGCGATGAAGTTGGTATGTTATTAAATGCAAAAGCAACTTTAGTATTAATTGGAGAAAGACCAGGGTTAAGCTCCCCTGATAGTCTTGGTTTATATCTTACCTGGGACGCACAGGTTGGCCTTACAGATGCAAATAGAAATTGTATCTCAAATGTTCGATTAGATGGATTATCTTATGCCGAGGCTGTAAAAAAAACAATTTATTTATTAAAAGAATCTCGAAGATTAGAATTATCGGGTGTGAATTTAAAAGATAGAACAACAAATGATGAAATCGAACTAACTAACAGTGAAGAAAATTTTCTTCTAAACTAA
- a CDS encoding ethanolamine ammonia-lyase subunit EutB, with product MKNTYKYTLGQKTYTFKNLADLMAKATPKRSGDVLAGVAASSSQERVIAQMRLAEVPLKTFLEEHLISYEKDEITRLIIDEHDSEAFKIISHLTVGDFRDWLLSDTTTPELIKQARAGMTPEMVAAVSKIMRNQDLILVAKKCPITTAFRDTIGLKNHLSTRLQPNHPTDDVRGITASILDGLLYGNGDAVIGINPATDNVEQTIKLLKIMDEIITKYEIPTQSCVLTHVTNTIEAIEKKAPVDLVFQSIGGTEATNTSFGVNLSILKEAREAALSLNRGTVGNNVMYFETGQGSSLSANANFGVDQQTCEARAYAVAKKFDPLLVNTVVGFIGPEYLFDGKEITRAGLEDHFCGKLLGLPMGCDICYTNHADADQNDMDNLLTLLGVAGCNFIMGIPGSDDIMLNYQTTSFHDALYARRVLDLHPAPEFEAWLKKMEIFTNTDTFSLNNDIPSGFSKSLKKVIGA from the coding sequence ATGAAGAACACTTATAAATATACACTTGGACAAAAGACTTATACCTTTAAAAACTTAGCTGATTTAATGGCAAAAGCCACCCCAAAAAGATCTGGAGATGTTTTAGCAGGAGTTGCTGCAAGTTCATCCCAAGAAAGAGTTATAGCTCAAATGCGCTTAGCAGAAGTCCCACTAAAAACTTTTTTAGAAGAACATCTTATCTCATATGAAAAAGATGAAATCACCAGACTTATTATAGATGAGCATGATAGTGAAGCATTTAAAATCATTTCACATCTAACAGTTGGGGATTTTAGAGATTGGCTCTTAAGCGATACTACAACACCTGAATTAATAAAACAAGCAAGAGCTGGTATGACACCTGAAATGGTAGCAGCTGTTAGTAAAATCATGAGAAATCAAGATTTAATCTTAGTAGCAAAAAAATGCCCTATTACAACTGCCTTTAGAGATACAATAGGATTAAAAAACCATCTTTCAACAAGATTACAACCAAATCATCCAACAGATGATGTTAGAGGAATAACAGCAAGTATTTTAGATGGATTATTATATGGAAATGGAGATGCAGTAATTGGTATCAATCCAGCTACTGATAATGTTGAACAGACTATAAAACTTCTAAAAATAATGGATGAAATAATTACAAAATATGAAATCCCCACACAATCATGCGTTTTAACCCATGTTACAAATACTATTGAAGCTATTGAAAAAAAAGCACCCGTTGATTTGGTTTTCCAATCTATTGGAGGAACGGAAGCTACAAATACAAGCTTTGGGGTTAATTTATCTATTTTAAAAGAAGCAAGAGAAGCAGCACTCTCTTTAAATAGAGGAACCGTTGGAAATAATGTTATGTATTTTGAGACAGGTCAAGGAAGTTCCTTATCAGCAAATGCAAACTTTGGAGTTGATCAACAAACTTGTGAAGCAAGAGCTTATGCTGTTGCTAAAAAGTTTGATCCATTATTAGTAAATACTGTTGTTGGTTTTATAGGACCTGAATATTTATTTGATGGAAAAGAGATTACAAGAGCTGGATTAGAAGATCATTTTTGCGGGAAACTATTAGGACTACCAATGGGTTGTGATATTTGTTATACAAACCATGCAGATGCAGATCAAAATGATATGGATAATTTATTAACTCTACTTGGAGTTGCTGGATGTAATTTTATTATGGGGATTCCAGGTTCTGATGATATTATGCTTAATTATCAAACAACCTCTTTCCATGATGCTCTTTATGCTAGAAGAGTTTTAGACTTACACCCTGCTCCTGAATTTGAAGCTTGGTTAAAAAAGATGGAAATATTTACAAATACAGATACATTCTCTTTAAATAATGATATCCCTTCTGGCTTTTCAAAATCACTTAAAAAAGTAATTGGAGCTTAA
- a CDS encoding GGDEF domain-containing protein encodes MDSNKKITIIIFSMVTLLTIVIVALVAIGSRESGYNGAKKRAYLAADIVKETLTSHMINGTMDKRETFLTSISQIKEIKDLWIIRGETVSQQFGKSTNRNEKPRDEIDEKVLQTGKEILLPNESLESATLRITIPYTASSHDKPNCLSCHTAKEGEVLGAISLEFDIQDDRISSITVLLNIIAIITVFLILILIYISRKIKPYTSSFDSITEVLKKVHEGDYSVRAKEGVLKEDKEAFQWLNEIIEKLETVLTGIEKNLTAFVHNRASSTNSDKLLTAKKIIEDITEIYNYKKTIETDLTKDDIYYRLVQVFKDKLKIENFCIYENDLKRDLRKVIFSTKDSMPCCSLLKNIKEQCRAERTDTVVLSENFPEICRIATCDNCTDYICIPFTINKHKSITVHIMCDGKEHLEDTKYKIGIIKKYLEETKPILESKILMDVLRERNLIDGLTGLYNRKYLDDFIEKRMPQELLLGSSYAVMFLDIDYFKMVNDTYGHDAGDAILQKLSKTMKAEISDKDFIIRFGGEEFLIIMENPTEESAKDLATRINSEFAKLVYTFNNESFSKTVSIGYAFLPSDTDQMWKCIKFADLCLYKAKETGRNKVIRFTKDLLINKDKDNY; translated from the coding sequence ATGGATTCAAATAAAAAAATAACAATAATAATTTTTTCAATGGTTACCCTATTAACCATTGTTATAGTAGCACTTGTTGCAATTGGTTCAAGAGAGAGTGGTTATAATGGAGCTAAAAAAAGAGCCTATTTAGCTGCAGATATTGTTAAAGAAACATTAACTTCCCACATGATTAATGGAACGATGGATAAAAGAGAGACTTTTTTGACTAGTATTAGTCAAATAAAAGAGATTAAAGATTTATGGATAATAAGAGGTGAAACTGTTTCACAACAATTTGGAAAATCAACCAATAGAAATGAAAAGCCAAGGGATGAAATTGATGAAAAGGTTTTACAAACAGGAAAAGAAATTCTTCTTCCTAATGAATCTTTAGAAAGTGCCACATTAAGAATTACTATTCCATATACTGCTTCATCACATGATAAACCAAACTGTCTAAGCTGTCATACTGCAAAAGAAGGAGAAGTTTTAGGTGCCATTTCTTTAGAGTTTGATATTCAAGATGATAGAATTTCAAGCATAACTGTATTATTAAATATAATTGCAATTATTACAGTATTTTTAATACTTATACTTATTTATATAAGTAGAAAAATCAAACCTTATACTTCATCTTTTGATTCAATTACAGAAGTGTTAAAAAAAGTACATGAAGGTGACTATTCAGTTAGAGCAAAAGAAGGTGTATTAAAAGAAGATAAAGAAGCTTTCCAATGGTTAAATGAAATCATTGAAAAACTAGAAACTGTGTTAACAGGAATTGAGAAAAACTTAACAGCATTTGTTCATAATAGAGCATCAAGTACAAATAGTGATAAACTTTTAACTGCAAAAAAAATAATAGAAGATATTACAGAAATATATAACTATAAAAAAACTATAGAAACTGATTTAACTAAAGATGATATTTATTATAGACTGGTGCAAGTCTTTAAAGATAAACTAAAAATAGAAAATTTTTGTATTTATGAAAATGATTTAAAAAGAGATTTGAGAAAAGTAATATTTTCAACAAAAGATAGTATGCCTTGTTGTAGTCTACTTAAAAATATAAAAGAACAATGTAGAGCTGAAAGAACTGACACGGTAGTTTTATCAGAAAATTTTCCAGAGATATGCAGAATTGCTACTTGTGATAATTGTACAGATTATATTTGTATTCCATTTACTATAAATAAACATAAAAGCATAACTGTCCATATCATGTGTGATGGCAAAGAACATTTAGAAGATACAAAATATAAAATTGGAATTATCAAAAAATATCTAGAAGAAACTAAACCTATTTTAGAAAGTAAAATTCTAATGGATGTGCTAAGAGAGCGAAACTTAATTGATGGATTAACAGGACTTTATAATAGAAAATATTTAGATGACTTTATAGAAAAAAGAATGCCTCAAGAACTACTTCTTGGCTCATCCTATGCTGTTATGTTCTTAGATATAGATTATTTTAAAATGGTTAATGATACTTATGGACATGATGCAGGTGATGCTATTTTACAAAAACTTTCAAAAACAATGAAAGCAGAAATTTCTGATAAAGATTTCATTATTAGATTTGGAGGAGAAGAATTCCTAATAATTATGGAAAACCCAACTGAAGAGAGTGCAAAAGATTTAGCTACAAGAATAAATAGTGAATTTGCAAAACTAGTATATACTTTTAATAATGAATCATTTAGTAAAACAGTAAGTATTGGTTATGCCTTCTTACCTAGTGATACTGACCAAATGTGGAAATGTATCAAATTTGCTGATTTATGTTTATATAAAGCAAAAGAAACAGGTAGAAATAAAGTCATAAGATTTACAAAAGACCTTCTAATAAATAAAGATAAAGACAATTATTAA
- a CDS encoding response regulator, translating to MNLRVLVVDDSSTMRRIIVNVLTQLGISTDYIHEAEDGLVALGKVKTNSYDVILTDWNMPRMNGLQFVQNVRKLPKYVHTPILMITTEGGKSEVIEALKSGVNNYIVKPFNADILKSKLEPILNKNKK from the coding sequence ATGAATCTAAGAGTTTTGGTTGTTGATGATAGTTCAACTATGAGAAGAATCATTGTTAATGTTTTAACGCAATTAGGTATATCTACTGATTATATTCATGAGGCAGAAGATGGATTAGTTGCCCTAGGAAAGGTAAAAACAAATAGCTATGATGTAATTTTAACAGATTGGAATATGCCAAGAATGAATGGACTACAGTTTGTTCAAAATGTTAGAAAATTACCTAAATATGTGCATACACCAATTTTAATGATAACAACTGAAGGTGGAAAATCAGAAGTTATAGAAGCTTTAAAAAGTGGAGTTAATAACTATATTGTAAAACCATTTAATGCAGATATCCTAAAATCAAAATTAGAACCTATATTAAATAAAAATAAGAAATAA